A genome region from Cognatishimia activa includes the following:
- a CDS encoding flagellar motor switch protein FliG, which translates to MNQFATIRRAQRLTGPEKTAILFLCLGEERGSKLMQELKSSEISKITRAITAMGEVQSDIVEEVMREFGQKFSNYGGIVGSVEAARGLLKGFLPEDRVDSILEEIESGVGDNLWEELSKLDEKMFADYLRKEHNQTVAVILAKVTPDAVARVLPLMGEDRTIDIIERMVSIEVLPPDSMAAIEESLRREVLAKAGNNAEAEAEKQLVKVFNKLDTKMFEGIAKQLEKNIPEKIRSIKQKMFVFDDLGKVPANALAKVMREVSGNTLPMALRGAEKEVRDHFLNALPARSRDMLQDEMKAMGPVKSKDVKKAQSDLVEAAVQLAEAGDIELPDEDEGEEMME; encoded by the coding sequence ATGAACCAATTCGCCACCATTCGCCGCGCACAGCGCCTGACCGGTCCCGAAAAGACTGCGATCCTGTTTTTGTGCCTGGGCGAAGAACGCGGCAGCAAGCTCATGCAGGAACTCAAGAGCTCTGAGATCAGCAAAATCACGCGTGCCATTACCGCTATGGGCGAAGTGCAATCTGACATCGTCGAAGAAGTCATGCGCGAGTTTGGTCAGAAGTTCTCGAACTACGGCGGCATTGTCGGGTCTGTCGAAGCTGCACGTGGGCTCTTGAAGGGTTTCTTGCCGGAAGACCGCGTGGATTCCATTCTTGAGGAAATCGAAAGCGGCGTTGGCGACAATTTGTGGGAAGAACTCTCCAAGCTCGACGAGAAGATGTTCGCCGACTACCTGCGCAAGGAACACAACCAGACCGTTGCGGTTATTCTCGCGAAGGTGACCCCTGACGCGGTTGCGCGCGTTTTGCCCCTGATGGGAGAAGATCGCACGATCGATATCATCGAACGCATGGTCTCGATCGAAGTGCTACCGCCGGATTCTATGGCAGCCATCGAAGAAAGCCTGCGTCGCGAAGTTCTGGCCAAGGCCGGGAACAACGCTGAAGCCGAAGCCGAGAAGCAATTGGTGAAGGTGTTCAACAAACTCGACACCAAGATGTTCGAGGGCATCGCCAAGCAACTGGAAAAGAACATTCCAGAGAAGATCCGTTCCATCAAACAAAAGATGTTTGTCTTCGACGACCTCGGAAAAGTTCCAGCCAACGCGCTTGCGAAAGTCATGCGCGAGGTTTCGGGCAACACTCTTCCAATGGCACTTCGAGGGGCGGAGAAAGAAGTCCGAGATCACTTCCTCAACGCGCTTCCAGCGCGCTCACGCGATATGTTGCAGGATGAGATGAAGGCCATGGGCCCTGTAAAGTCTAAAGACGTCAAGAAAGCCCAGTCTGATCTGGTTGAAGCCGCGGTTCAACTGGCCGAAGCCGGGGACATCGAGCTGCCAGATGAAGATGAAGGCGAAGAGATGATGGAGTAG
- a CDS encoding flagellar biosynthesis repressor FlbT — MALRLTLKPNEKIVINGCVIRNADRRQMLTIENHADIVRGVDLLDEGEAGSPVKNVYFFIQTALLTPAVRDELIPVIHKDLAKLVPVFHEEIGGHIFEAANHVSCRDFYKAMRALRPLIQYEARLLDMLQGKSDDAQVSAAAE; from the coding sequence TTGGCCCTACGTCTTACGCTAAAACCGAATGAGAAGATTGTTATCAACGGCTGCGTGATCCGCAATGCGGACCGCAGACAAATGCTGACGATCGAAAATCATGCGGACATCGTGCGGGGCGTAGACCTTTTGGACGAGGGTGAGGCCGGGTCTCCGGTTAAGAACGTGTACTTCTTTATTCAGACCGCTTTGCTTACGCCCGCAGTTCGGGACGAGCTGATCCCGGTCATTCACAAGGATCTGGCCAAGCTGGTCCCTGTGTTCCACGAAGAAATCGGTGGACATATTTTTGAAGCGGCGAACCATGTGTCGTGCCGTGACTTCTATAAGGCGATGCGCGCGCTGCGCCCATTGATCCAGTACGAAGCGCGGCTTTTGGATATGCTACAGGGCAAATCTGACGACGCGCAGGTCAGCGCTGCGGCAGAATAG
- the fliP gene encoding flagellar type III secretion system pore protein FliP (The bacterial flagellar biogenesis protein FliP forms a type III secretion system (T3SS)-type pore required for flagellar assembly.) produces the protein MFLADTAVAQEDFGGLLRELSSTISGEEPGSEGTTTLAGRLIQLFALVTVLSIAPGLLVVMTSFTRFVIVFSMLRSALGLQQTPPNMVLNAMALFMTYFVMQPVFDDAYQDGLQPLIRNAITEEQAAVAIAEPFRQFMFVNTREKDMALFRDIAGEPEPEVIPENAQDVEWRVLIPSFMISELRRAFTIGFLLYLPFIAIDLIVASVLMSAGMMMLPPVIVSLPFKVIFFVLIDGWYMLAGSLMQSYTVVAGGG, from the coding sequence ATGTTCCTGGCGGATACGGCTGTGGCACAAGAGGACTTTGGTGGGCTGCTGCGCGAACTTTCCAGCACCATCAGTGGCGAAGAACCGGGCAGCGAGGGTACAACCACACTGGCAGGTCGCTTGATCCAGCTCTTCGCGCTTGTCACGGTTCTGTCGATTGCGCCGGGGTTGTTGGTTGTGATGACCAGCTTCACACGCTTCGTCATTGTCTTTTCCATGCTGCGCTCGGCGTTGGGTCTGCAGCAGACGCCGCCCAATATGGTGCTGAACGCGATGGCGCTGTTCATGACCTATTTCGTTATGCAACCCGTGTTCGACGATGCCTATCAAGACGGCCTCCAGCCTCTGATCCGCAATGCCATCACTGAAGAACAGGCCGCAGTCGCGATCGCGGAACCTTTCCGCCAGTTCATGTTCGTGAACACGCGCGAAAAGGACATGGCGCTCTTTCGCGATATCGCAGGCGAACCAGAGCCCGAAGTTATCCCTGAGAATGCCCAAGACGTTGAATGGCGCGTTCTTATCCCAAGCTTCATGATCTCTGAGTTGCGTCGCGCCTTCACCATCGGTTTCCTGCTCTACCTGCCGTTTATCGCGATCGACCTCATCGTGGCCTCGGTTCTCATGTCTGCTGGTATGATGATGTTGCCGCCTGTCATCGTGTCATTGCCCTTTAAGGTCATCTTTTTCGTGTTGATTGACGGCTGGTACATGCTGGCTGGATCGTTAATGCAATCCTACACCGTCGTCGCGGGCGGAGGGTAG
- a CDS encoding DUF1217 domain-containing protein, with amino-acid sequence MVISVSGLTSQAALNLIDRTRDTQMNTLRNEAQHNRAASVFRERIASITSPEDLVKDFEVYSFVMNAFDLEDQIFGRGMMRKILESDPSDDTALVNRLSDARFGEIHDALGFTLPGGGQVAPSRFGSTEWQDEIVDRYFNVQFQNQYNDQNETVGTVMEFRDKVDGFSSWYNILSDRTMTEFFQTALGMPSQLSSLDIDKQAEMLEKRFSLEKLQDPREVEALISRYMIIRDVNNPPAQATSAAIQILNNSSGQFVPFTLDIDAVNFSGSATLFR; translated from the coding sequence ATGGTTATCAGCGTATCAGGATTGACCAGCCAGGCTGCGTTGAACCTTATCGACAGAACCCGCGATACGCAGATGAACACGCTTCGCAATGAGGCGCAGCACAATCGTGCTGCCAGCGTCTTTCGCGAACGGATTGCCTCCATCACCTCGCCCGAAGACCTGGTGAAGGACTTTGAAGTCTACAGCTTCGTCATGAATGCCTTTGACCTTGAAGACCAGATCTTCGGTCGCGGCATGATGCGCAAGATTTTGGAAAGCGATCCAAGTGACGATACCGCTTTGGTGAACCGGCTTTCGGACGCACGGTTTGGCGAAATCCACGATGCGCTTGGCTTTACTTTGCCCGGTGGGGGGCAGGTTGCGCCGTCTCGATTTGGCAGCACAGAGTGGCAGGATGAGATCGTTGATCGCTATTTCAACGTTCAATTCCAGAACCAATACAACGACCAGAATGAAACCGTCGGCACAGTGATGGAATTCCGCGATAAGGTGGATGGTTTCAGCTCTTGGTACAATATTCTCTCTGACCGCACGATGACAGAGTTCTTCCAGACCGCGCTGGGTATGCCGTCGCAGCTGTCGAGTCTGGACATCGACAAACAGGCCGAGATGCTTGAAAAGCGTTTCAGCCTGGAAAAGCTGCAGGACCCGCGTGAGGTCGAAGCCTTGATTTCGCGCTATATGATTATCCGGGATGTAAACAACCCGCCGGCGCAGGCCACGAGCGCGGCTATTCAGATCCTGAACAACTCGTCAGGACAGTTCGTACCGTTTACGCTCGACATTGATGCTGTGAATTTCTCAGGCAGCGCGACGCTTTTCCGCTAA
- the fliN gene encoding flagellar motor switch protein FliN: protein MSEDTPEAAETEAPAEGSVTPEEALEAIAEGEELGGRNIDALYNVKLDVRVVLGRSRMSISELLELTKGSVIELDRKVGDPIDIMINDRMVARGDLVKVNGEFIGVALREIVKDFISGT, encoded by the coding sequence ATGTCAGAAGACACGCCTGAAGCCGCTGAAACCGAAGCCCCAGCAGAGGGGTCCGTTACGCCAGAAGAGGCGCTTGAGGCGATTGCCGAAGGCGAAGAACTGGGCGGACGCAACATCGATGCGCTCTATAACGTCAAGCTCGACGTCCGCGTGGTCTTGGGCCGCTCGCGCATGTCGATTTCCGAGCTTCTGGAACTGACCAAAGGCTCGGTGATCGAGCTGGACCGCAAAGTCGGAGACCCGATTGATATCATGATCAACGACCGCATGGTCGCGCGCGGTGACTTGGTCAAAGTGAACGGCGAATTTATCGGTGTCGCCCTGCGAGAGATCGTCAAAGACTTTATTTCCGGCACCTGA